Proteins from one Syntrophaceae bacterium genomic window:
- a CDS encoding DHA2 family efflux MFS transporter permease subunit, protein MDNPVNKWLVALTVMLPTLMVIIDTSVVNVSLDHIRGSLSAGIDEATWSITSYLAANAVIVPMTGWLSRFFGRRRYLLFSVTLFTASSLLCGLAWNIQSLIVFRVLQGIAGGSLQPISQSVLLETFPPVQHGMAMAIFGIGIMFGPIVGPLLGGWITDNWSWHWIFFINIPIGAVSLVMTSLFIRDPSYMKRTALTVDYVGLILLGLWVGCLQMILDRGQREDWFASGLIVTLAAVTTIAFVFFVFREISVRYPIVDLGVFRDYSFCIGNVVVFFVLVNLFGSIVLLPIYLQSLMGYTASLAGIVLGPGGLAILVTMPLVGRLITRINPKFVVAVGVIITAWANVLMSRFTLGADFFSVFWPRVVMGVGMGMIFIPLTTLTLSGIRREEMGNATSIFNLVRNVGGGLGVAFVTTMVARRSQFHQARLVDSLTPFDPNFWWSSQQAAEIVQRKGLPAASASQGGLGVLYEQFLRQASMMSFNDAFHVLAVMMLCMLPLVLLMKHVRHGPEPEATPAAAAPPEERAAA, encoded by the coding sequence ATGGATAATCCCGTCAACAAGTGGCTCGTCGCCCTTACGGTGATGCTGCCGACCCTGATGGTCATCATCGACACGTCGGTCGTCAACGTATCGCTCGACCATATCCGCGGGAGCCTCTCCGCCGGGATCGACGAAGCAACCTGGTCCATCACCTCCTATCTGGCGGCGAACGCCGTCATCGTTCCAATGACAGGCTGGCTCAGCCGGTTCTTCGGACGGAGACGGTATCTCCTGTTTTCCGTTACCCTCTTCACAGCCAGTTCCCTCCTCTGCGGCCTGGCCTGGAACATTCAGAGCCTGATCGTCTTCCGCGTCCTGCAGGGAATCGCCGGAGGATCCCTTCAGCCCATCTCCCAGTCAGTTCTCCTGGAGACCTTTCCACCGGTCCAGCACGGGATGGCCATGGCGATTTTCGGGATCGGGATCATGTTCGGCCCCATCGTCGGCCCGCTCCTGGGAGGCTGGATCACCGACAACTGGTCGTGGCACTGGATCTTTTTCATCAACATTCCCATCGGTGCCGTCTCCCTCGTCATGACATCGCTGTTTATCCGGGACCCCTCCTACATGAAGCGGACGGCTCTGACGGTTGACTATGTCGGCCTGATCCTCCTGGGTCTCTGGGTGGGATGCCTGCAGATGATTCTGGACCGGGGCCAGCGGGAGGACTGGTTCGCCTCCGGACTGATCGTCACACTGGCGGCCGTCACAACCATCGCCTTCGTCTTTTTTGTCTTCCGGGAAATCTCGGTCCGATATCCCATCGTGGATCTCGGCGTCTTCCGGGACTACTCGTTCTGCATCGGCAACGTCGTTGTCTTCTTCGTTCTCGTCAACCTTTTCGGGAGCATCGTGCTCCTGCCCATTTACCTGCAGAGCCTGATGGGCTATACAGCCAGCCTGGCCGGCATCGTCCTCGGTCCCGGGGGGCTCGCCATCCTTGTCACGATGCCCCTCGTGGGCCGCCTCATCACCCGGATCAACCCCAAGTTTGTGGTGGCGGTGGGTGTTATCATCACGGCCTGGGCCAACGTCCTGATGTCCCGGTTCACCTTGGGGGCGGATTTCTTTTCCGTCTTCTGGCCGCGCGTCGTCATGGGAGTCGGCATGGGAATGATCTTCATCCCCCTGACGACACTGACTCTGTCGGGGATCCGGCGTGAGGAAATGGGCAATGCAACCTCCATCTTCAACCTGGTGCGAAATGTCGGCGGCGGCCTCGGCGTCGCCTTCGTCACCACCATGGTCGCCCGGCGTTCCCAGTTCCACCAGGCGAGGCTGGTGGATTCGCTGACACCGTTCGACCCGAATTTCTGGTGGTCGTCGCAGCAGGCGGCTGAGATCGTTCAGCGGAAGGGACTGCCTGCGGCATCGGCGTCCCAGGGCGGGCTGGGTGTTCTGTACGAACAGTTCCTCCGGCAGGCCTCCATGATGTCCTTCAACGACGCATTTCATGTGCTGGCGGTCATGATGCTCTGCATGCTTCCCCTGGTCCTGCTCATGAAGCATGTCCGGCACGGACCGGAGCCCGAAGCCACCCCTGCCGCGGCTGCTCCGCCGGAGGAGAGGGCGGCGGCCTGA
- a CDS encoding HlyD family secretion protein — MILKGDVFLRYRRPMALSLLALLILCGLAGFLYYLRYRSTHVSTDDAFVTGRIHSIASKVPGTVTRIAVIDNQFVKQGEVLAEIDERDYDVRVRETESAVRAEKAKEREISLRGDVARRQLEEAGYRLESARANLRLQEVQTRQTEIDLKRAIQLREKKIIAEERYDRTRTAFDTARAQVEAAREQVKQAEAAVETQRSLIRQMESARQSQEATVRQKEESLQADLLRKSYTKIVAPADGYVTKRSVEVGNQIQAGQPLMAVVALDSVWIVANYKETQLERMKPGQKAEVRVDGYPGRTFTGRVDSIMAGTGAVFSLFPPENATGNYVKVVQRIPVKILLDRGTDPGHMLRVGMSVVPTILVE; from the coding sequence ATGATTTTGAAGGGAGACGTCTTTTTGCGTTACAGGAGGCCGATGGCCCTGTCCCTGCTCGCGCTTCTCATCCTCTGCGGCCTGGCCGGCTTTCTGTATTACCTCCGTTACCGGAGCACACACGTTTCAACGGATGATGCCTTCGTGACCGGGCGAATCCACTCCATTGCCTCCAAGGTTCCCGGGACGGTGACCCGGATCGCCGTCATCGACAACCAGTTTGTGAAGCAGGGCGAGGTATTGGCGGAAATCGACGAGCGTGACTACGACGTCCGGGTCAGGGAGACCGAGTCCGCTGTCCGGGCCGAGAAGGCGAAGGAGCGGGAGATTTCTCTCCGGGGGGACGTCGCCCGCCGGCAGTTGGAGGAAGCGGGCTACCGTCTGGAATCGGCCCGGGCAAACCTGCGCCTTCAGGAGGTCCAGACCCGGCAGACGGAGATCGACCTGAAGCGGGCGATTCAGCTCCGGGAGAAGAAAATCATCGCCGAGGAGCGTTACGACCGGACCAGGACGGCATTCGATACGGCCCGGGCTCAGGTGGAAGCCGCCCGGGAGCAGGTGAAGCAGGCGGAGGCCGCCGTCGAGACCCAGCGTTCCCTGATCCGCCAGATGGAGTCGGCCCGGCAGTCCCAGGAAGCAACGGTGCGGCAGAAGGAGGAATCCCTCCAGGCCGACCTGCTCCGGAAAAGCTACACGAAAATCGTGGCGCCGGCGGACGGATACGTCACGAAAAGGTCCGTCGAGGTCGGGAACCAGATCCAGGCGGGGCAGCCGCTCATGGCCGTGGTTGCCCTCGATAGCGTCTGGATTGTGGCGAACTACAAGGAAACGCAGCTCGAGCGCATGAAACCGGGACAGAAAGCGGAGGTCCGGGTGGACGGTTATCCAGGCCGGACCTTCACCGGCCGGGTGGACAGCATCATGGCGGGAACCGGGGCGGTTTTCTCCCTCTTTCCCCCGGAAAACGCCACGGGCAACTACGTAAAGGTCGTGCAGAGAATTCCGGTCAAGATCCTTCTGGACCGGGGCACCGATCCAGGCCACATGCTGCGGGTGGGCATGTCCGTCGTACCGACGATCCTCGTCGAATGA
- a CDS encoding aldo/keto reductase, translating to MKQRRLGKNGPLVSALGLGCMGMSEFYGTRDDAESLATIHRALEMGITLLDTADVYGPFLNEELVGKAVRGRRQEVFLATKFGILRSDDPRYRGVCGKAEYVRSACEASLRRLGVEVIDLYYQHRVDPDTPIEETVGAMADLVREGKIRFIGLSEAGPGTIRRAHAVHPVTALQSEYSLWTRDPEEGALTVCRELGIGFVAYSPLGRGFLTGQIRSFEDLPEGDYRRTSPRFQGDNFRKNLELVNRVEAMAREKQCRPGQIALAWVLSRGEDVVPIFGTKRRSYLEENAGALDIELTEAERSLLEEAFPIHKAAGARYQEVMMSFLGR from the coding sequence ATGAAGCAGCGACGGCTCGGAAAGAACGGCCCCCTCGTTTCGGCCCTGGGGCTGGGATGCATGGGGATGTCCGAATTCTACGGCACCCGCGACGACGCGGAATCGCTGGCCACCATTCATCGGGCGCTGGAGATGGGAATCACCCTGCTCGACACGGCCGACGTGTACGGTCCCTTCCTGAACGAAGAACTGGTCGGAAAGGCCGTCCGCGGACGCCGGCAGGAGGTCTTCCTGGCCACCAAGTTCGGGATCCTCCGCAGCGACGATCCCCGATACCGGGGGGTGTGCGGAAAGGCGGAATACGTGCGCTCCGCCTGTGAAGCCAGCCTGCGGCGCCTGGGCGTCGAGGTCATCGATCTCTACTACCAGCACCGGGTGGACCCGGACACGCCCATCGAGGAGACCGTCGGCGCCATGGCGGATCTCGTCCGGGAAGGAAAGATCCGGTTCATCGGCCTCTCCGAGGCGGGACCCGGCACGATCCGCCGGGCCCATGCCGTCCATCCCGTGACGGCCCTCCAGAGCGAGTATTCACTGTGGACGAGAGATCCCGAGGAGGGGGCGCTCACGGTCTGCCGTGAGCTGGGAATCGGTTTCGTGGCCTACAGCCCCCTGGGGAGGGGGTTCCTGACGGGGCAGATCCGCTCGTTCGAGGATCTGCCGGAAGGCGACTACCGGCGGACCTCCCCACGGTTCCAGGGGGATAATTTCAGGAAGAATCTGGAACTGGTGAACCGCGTGGAGGCGATGGCCCGGGAGAAACAATGCCGGCCCGGGCAGATCGCCCTGGCATGGGTGCTCAGCCGGGGCGAGGACGTCGTTCCCATCTTCGGCACGAAACGCCGGAGCTATCTGGAAGAAAACGCGGGTGCGCTGGACATCGAGCTGACGGAGGCGGAGCGGAGCCTCCTGGAGGAGGCCTTCCCGATCCATAAGGCAGCCGGGGCGCGTTATCAGGAAGTCATGATGAGCTTCCTGGGCCGTTAA
- a CDS encoding redoxin domain-containing protein produces the protein MTERKVIPTGRKVKDFRLKDQDGEDFRLAAYRGNRILLSFHPLAWTPVCALQMKDLEKKYRTFQKFNTLAVGLSVDSVPCKAAWAKSMKLRHTRILADFWPHGGVAKSLGILRPEGFSERANILLDETGNVVFTKVYLIRQVPDLSEILAVLGA, from the coding sequence ATGACGGAGCGCAAAGTCATTCCAACCGGCAGGAAGGTGAAGGATTTCCGGCTCAAGGACCAGGACGGCGAAGATTTCCGGCTGGCGGCCTACCGGGGAAACAGGATTCTCCTGTCCTTCCACCCGCTGGCCTGGACCCCCGTCTGCGCCCTGCAGATGAAGGATCTGGAGAAGAAGTATCGAACATTTCAGAAGTTCAATACGCTGGCCGTCGGTCTCAGCGTGGACAGCGTGCCCTGCAAGGCCGCCTGGGCCAAAAGCATGAAACTCCGGCACACGCGAATCCTGGCGGACTTCTGGCCTCACGGCGGGGTGGCGAAATCGCTGGGTATTCTGCGGCCCGAAGGCTTCTCGGAGCGGGCGAACATCCTGCTCGACGAGACGGGAAACGTTGTGTTCACAAAGGTCTATCTCATACGGCAGGTTCCGGATCTGAGCGAGATCCTGGCGGTCTTGGGTGCCTGA